The sequence below is a genomic window from Nicotiana tomentosiformis chromosome 6, ASM39032v3, whole genome shotgun sequence.
ctagaggtaaggttctacaccctaaccctcactttcgaattttATGTAAAAATGGACAATTAGCAAGAAAATATATGGGCATGAAGGTTGTTTATTTACATACATGTGTTATAAAAGGGTGTAGGAAAATTGTTGagataaaaatggtaaagattgggttatgggatgatggaattatccataaaaggaccttggaaccttaatgcacactaagtgtttgataaaatgctcaaatgagctaggaccatgatcattttcctaattttgattccatttgttatatttctacaatagattgaagttgctaagaattctggaacatttaaagtgtaaggaagctcaagtgaggtatgttggctaaactcttctcttagaattggatcccacgatattcatgtgaattatgtaagtcccgagaggttcattataaaattggttgtttcgagtaagattgggttgaaagatatatactcGACAAGTAtctcaaatgctttattcatgttatgttatcaattaaggatgtgttaaaatatgggttgtgcattaataatgtttcgacttcaagtctagttcaaatgaaggctattatgccaaattttgtgaaatatctctatgtgcctcagactctaaattgctcacatgtgtactacacaccttaatttgaattgtatttgttgttgatggtgataatgatatttgaaattgataaggtgagcatgaaatactgaatatggccaacgtgccaagaatgatttatataattttggccactagtgccaatgagatgaaaagatgtaaaagaagtatgtaatgcgatgattgatataaaaaggttgatgtttcgaataagacagcctagacgactgggtcatgatcggacaccatgccacatacATGGTGGTTATTgtgttggaaattgtaattgaaattgagattttggttgatgtcttcaaataagacagcctagccgatcgggtcgtgatcggactccgtgctaaaattatggtggtattggtattgatagtaattatggttgattttgtaaggagatagcctagccgatcgggtcctgatcggactccgtgttaatggcgatggtattgatattgagagtaattatgattgatgtctctaatgagatagcctagccgatcgggtcgtgatcggactccgtactgagaatacggtggtactggtattgtggacaatggtatatcgatactaaatatctcctaatgtgagatatggaaattaatttgaacactatcttgatcctaaattgaggtttgatgttgattaaggctttcattgatattatgataatcttgtttgtattatttgtcattctattgaaagggtgtttagttatacatactagtactattcgacggtactaacgtcccttttgccacgGGCGCTgtatctttcaatggatgcatgtggttccatagcaggagatattgatcagtgatagtagtgcaccttcttcccagctgacttggtgagccccacttcattccggggtaaTGAATCTTtcgtactttgtgtattctgtttgaggtatagccggggccttgttgccggcattatcattgcgctcttctttatctatagaggctccgtagacatagtgtgggtttatgtattggtgctgggaaagtcaaaatatattatattgtggttgtattacttgtccgtttgagactttaaaaatgatgaaactattggaaatgaattggtaatgTAGATGTGAACaccttttgtctaattaatgaaaatatgtattatctccattcgtggatgagtttgggtagaaggaaatctaacagtcttgcacggtcgggttcactcggttgagcgccggtcgcgctcctcgattttagggcgtgacaaactttGTATCAGAACCTAAGGTTtaaaagtgtcctaggatgtcacggagccgtgtctagtacactccttattatcggtgtgttgtcaaccacatctataattaggatgctacatgggcatttaggaataatacccttctttcatgttcgtGATCGTGcaataaagctggttgtaagatttttcctcctttaactcctgagtttctctaattttcagtacattgtacctaagaagaaggcaagaactggctaaagagccaatgtcaccccaggagtgacagttgatcctataattgatgatgcgagtgagcacccgaggagtgagaatattcctctagttactacactgcctgactctactacaactgatcagatcGCACCTgcccctacacctactgagggtgcaatggtccctccaactgatatgcCAGTTCCACCTCCGGTTCCAGCTTCtaattctggtgtttctgatgttgatcttagaggagccatatagatgttggctcaaatagtggcttcccagacccagaggtcaaatgttgcacccacttcttccagtcagccaggggattctactagttccagggtgaacaggtttctccagttggatcctccagtattCACGGatactaacccagaggaagatccccaggatttcattgatgagatgcacaagaatCTTAGAGCtatgcgtgctactgaaatagaggcagtggaattggcttCCTACCGCTTGAAAGAGGTAACATATTCTTTGTTTGAattatgggaggagtcccgtgaagaagggagcccttcggcgaggtggggtgagtttgccgatTCCTTCATTGATTATTTCttacctgccgagactaaggcagcccgtgatgctgagtttgagaacttgaggcaaggtagcctgagtgtgagAGATTACCctatgagattcgcgtacctgtctaagtatgctatatatatgctgcccactatggaggctagagtgcgccgatttgtacagggccttagtcccttcgTAATTAATGAGGTTGCTACatctgccttgaattctgatatgaactatggaaagatggtggcattcgctcaagccacagagacacACAAATTA
It includes:
- the LOC138894045 gene encoding uncharacterized protein, translated to MVPPTDMPVPPPVPASNSGVSDPGDSTSSRVNRFLQLDPPVFTDTNPEEDPQDFIDEMHKNLRAMRATEIEAVELASYRLKEVTYSLFELWEESREEGSPSARWGEFADSFIDYFLPAETKAARDAEFENLRQGSLSVRDYPMRFAYLSKYAIYMLPTMEARVRRFVQGLSPFVINEVATSALNSDMNYGKMVAFAQATETHKLRSIMEREGSN